One window of Aliarcobacter lanthieri genomic DNA carries:
- the rpsB gene encoding 30S ribosomal protein S2 gives MVTMKDLLECGVHFGHQTRRWNPKMKKFIFGVRKNIYIIDLQKTLRYFRYTYNVVRDRAAEGQTMIFVGTKKQASETIKKAAESCGMPYVNHRWLGGMLTNFGTIKKSIRKLEIIKKMREEGQLALLTKKEALMLTRKEEKLELYLGGIKEMNKLPDMMFVLDAVKEKIAIAEARRLGITVVAPLDTNCDPDVVDLPIPGNDDAIRSIHLFCNEMAAAMNEGKAALADANGEEFVEPISQEEKDELIAEAVAEGEEVAFEGEEA, from the coding sequence ATGGTTACTATGAAAGACCTATTAGAGTGTGGTGTACACTTCGGACACCAAACAAGAAGATGGAATCCAAAAATGAAAAAATTCATTTTCGGTGTTAGAAAAAATATCTATATTATAGATTTACAAAAAACATTAAGATATTTCAGATATACATACAATGTTGTTAGAGATAGAGCTGCTGAAGGTCAAACAATGATTTTTGTTGGTACTAAAAAACAAGCTAGTGAAACTATCAAAAAAGCTGCTGAAAGTTGTGGTATGCCTTATGTAAACCACAGATGGTTAGGTGGAATGCTAACAAACTTTGGAACAATCAAAAAATCAATTAGAAAATTAGAAATTATTAAAAAAATGAGAGAAGAGGGGCAATTAGCTCTTTTAACTAAAAAAGAAGCTTTAATGCTTACTAGAAAAGAAGAAAAATTAGAATTATATCTTGGTGGAATTAAAGAAATGAATAAATTACCAGATATGATGTTCGTTCTTGATGCTGTTAAAGAAAAAATTGCTATAGCTGAGGCTAGAAGATTAGGAATTACTGTTGTAGCTCCACTTGATACAAACTGCGATCCTGATGTTGTTGATTTACCAATTCCAGGTAATGATGATGCTATTAGATCTATTCATTTATTCTGCAATGAAATGGCAGCAGCTATGAATGAAGGTAAAGCAGCACTTGCTGATGCAAATGGTGAAGAATTTGTAGAACCAATTTCTCAAGAAGAAAAAGATGAACTTATAGCTGAAGCAGTTGCTGAAGGTGAAGAAGTGGCTTTTGAAGGTGAGGAAGCATAA
- the gmk gene encoding guanylate kinase: MINEVKGAILIISGPSGCGKSTLLREIYKNIPNYFFSISTTTRQRREEVEEDGIDYFFVSKEEFERDIEAGNFLEWAEVHGNYYGTKLKPIVEALNEGKLVIFDIDVQGHKILREKLNSLITSVFITTPTLKILEQRLISRDTDSVEMIEKRLRTAKIEIESFTDYDYLIVNENFHKATKDILSIASIARAKAKLFEKEEIVANWLN; the protein is encoded by the coding sequence ATGATAAATGAAGTTAAAGGTGCGATTTTAATAATTTCAGGACCAAGTGGTTGTGGAAAATCAACACTTCTTAGAGAAATTTATAAAAATATACCAAATTATTTTTTCTCTATTTCAACAACAACAAGACAAAGAAGAGAAGAAGTTGAAGAAGATGGAATTGATTACTTTTTTGTAAGTAAAGAAGAATTTGAAAGAGATATCGAAGCAGGAAATTTCTTAGAATGGGCAGAAGTACATGGCAACTACTATGGAACTAAGTTAAAACCAATAGTTGAAGCTTTAAATGAAGGTAAATTAGTAATATTTGATATTGATGTGCAAGGGCATAAAATACTAAGAGAAAAATTAAACTCTTTAATAACTTCTGTTTTTATTACAACACCAACTTTAAAAATACTTGAGCAAAGATTAATAAGTAGAGATACGGATTCTGTAGAAATGATTGAAAAGAGATTAAGAACTGCTAAAATAGAAATAGAATCATTTACAGATTATGATTACTTAATAGTAAATGAAAACTTTCATAAAGCTACAAAAGATATATTATCTATTGCAAGTATTGCAAGAGCTAAAGCAAAGCTTTTTGAAAAAGAAGAAATAGTAGCAAATTGGC
- a CDS encoding ABC transporter ATP-binding protein: MSENFKKDTLLASTLLEAKNISHNFDYELFKNINLNLQKKESIAIIGTSGSGKSTLLNILSSLLKPTAGNVVFQSKDIYKLKQNDLLKIRRDEFGIIFQAHYLFRGFSAAENLEIATLLSKNSLDMDLLKNLKIEHTINQGVGELSGGQQQRLSIARVLMKKPKIIFADEPTGNLDKDTANIVINSLFEYIKNYDAGLILVTHEHELAFRCDRVFKLEELSLREIIK, translated from the coding sequence ATGAGTGAAAATTTCAAAAAGGATACACTCCTTGCATCAACTTTGCTTGAAGCTAAAAATATATCACATAATTTTGATTATGAGCTTTTCAAAAATATAAATTTAAACTTACAAAAAAAAGAATCTATTGCAATTATTGGGACAAGTGGAAGTGGAAAATCAACACTTTTAAATATCCTATCTTCACTTTTAAAGCCAACTGCTGGAAATGTTGTTTTTCAAAGTAAAGATATTTATAAATTAAAACAAAATGATTTACTAAAAATAAGAAGAGATGAGTTTGGAATTATCTTTCAAGCACACTATTTATTTAGAGGATTTAGTGCAGCTGAAAATCTTGAGATAGCAACACTTTTAAGTAAAAATAGTTTAGATATGGATTTATTAAAAAATTTAAAGATTGAACATACAATAAATCAAGGTGTTGGAGAACTAAGTGGTGGACAACAACAAAGATTATCAATTGCTAGAGTTTTAATGAAAAAACCAAAGATTATATTTGCAGATGAGCCAACGGGAAATCTAGATAAAGATACAGCAAATATTGTAATAAACTCTTTATTTGAATATATAAAAAATTATGATGCAGGGCTTATTTTGGTTACACATGAACATGAACTAGCTTTTAGATGTGATAGAGTATTTAAACTTGAAGAGTTAAGTTTGAGGGAGATTATAAAGTGA
- the tsf gene encoding translation elongation factor Ts: MAGATPQLIKELRELTGAGMMDCKNALNETGGDLDKAVQALREAGLGKAAKKAGNVAAEGLVAIEINSDNTKAVILELNSQTDFVAKNENFINLTKEITSHALNNNINDAETLNSSSINGQDFPTFLAEKIATIGENLVARKLTSLEGEVVNGYVHVTGRTGVILSAKCADGVKDKAAALLRNIAMHASAMKPTVISYKDLDPEFVESENKAIRAEIEAENDELVRLKKPLKKIPEFVSKSQLTDEAIAAAKARFEEELRAAGKPEKIWANIIPGQIERFITDNTQLDTRYALLSQAYVMNDKQTVEQAIAEVDSSIEITGYVRFELGEGIEKKEEDFAAEVAKQMGK; encoded by the coding sequence ATGGCAGGAGCAACACCACAATTAATTAAAGAATTAAGAGAGCTTACTGGTGCAGGGATGATGGACTGCAAAAATGCTTTAAATGAGACTGGTGGAGATTTAGATAAAGCTGTTCAAGCTTTAAGAGAAGCTGGACTTGGAAAAGCTGCTAAAAAAGCTGGAAATGTTGCTGCTGAAGGTTTAGTTGCTATTGAAATAAATTCTGATAATACAAAAGCTGTTATTTTAGAGTTAAACTCTCAAACAGACTTTGTTGCTAAAAATGAAAATTTTATTAATTTAACAAAAGAGATTACATCTCATGCTTTAAATAATAATATTAATGATGCTGAAACTTTAAATTCTTCATCTATCAATGGACAAGATTTTCCAACATTCTTAGCAGAAAAAATTGCTACAATTGGTGAAAACTTAGTTGCTAGAAAATTAACTTCTTTAGAAGGAGAAGTTGTAAATGGATATGTTCACGTAACTGGAAGAACTGGAGTTATCTTATCTGCAAAATGTGCTGATGGTGTAAAAGATAAAGCTGCTGCATTATTAAGAAATATTGCAATGCATGCAAGTGCTATGAAACCAACAGTTATTTCATATAAAGATTTAGATCCTGAGTTCGTTGAAAGTGAAAATAAAGCTATTAGAGCTGAAATTGAAGCTGAAAATGATGAGTTAGTAAGATTAAAAAAACCATTGAAAAAAATTCCAGAATTTGTTTCTAAATCTCAATTAACAGATGAAGCTATTGCAGCAGCAAAAGCTAGATTTGAAGAAGAGTTAAGAGCAGCTGGAAAACCAGAAAAAATTTGGGCAAATATTATCCCTGGACAAATTGAAAGATTTATCACAGATAATACTCAATTAGATACAAGATATGCACTTTTATCTCAAGCTTATGTAATGAATGATAAACAAACAGTTGAACAAGCAATTGCAGAAGTTGATTCTTCTATAGAGATTACTGGTTATGTAAGATTTGAACTTGGTGAAGGAATCGAGAAAAAAGAAGAAGATTTCGCAGCTGAAGTTGCAAAACAAATGGGAAAATAA